One genomic window of Mucilaginibacter sp. SJ includes the following:
- a CDS encoding efflux RND transporter permease subunit — translation MFQKFIERPVLSTVISILLVIVGVLGLTKLPLERFPNIAPPSVLVSAVYPGANAETILRSVTPSLEEAINGVENMTYMTSTASNDGTLGITVYFKQGTNPDQAAVNVQNRVSQASSQLPAEVLQYGITTTKQQNSFIGAMAIYSEDPKKYDQTFVANYAQINIVPEIKRIPGVGSASIFGGIKDYSMRVWLNPTQMAAYNVTPAEVTAAIQDKNLEAAPGKFGERSNEAFEYVIKYKGKLTKPEEYQNIAIRANADGSVLRLKDVARVELGAYSYNSVSNLNGHDGIIVGIIQLSGSNANEIQIAIDNLMVKLSKDFPVGIKYNQFYRTKTDLDESINQVEHTLVEAFILVFIVVFVFLQDFRSTLIPAIAVPVAIIGTFFFMNLFGFSVNLLTLFALVLAIGIVVDDAIVVVEAVHAKMEHDPSLTPKAATTEAMHEITGAIISITLVMAAVFLPVSFMTGSTGIFYRQFALTMAISIIISAVNALTLSPALAALFLKNKHSENGHDAPKKSFVEKFYAGFNGGFNYMTNRYVGGLKILIRNKWISMAGLALVVVATVYMVNKTKTGFIPTEDQGFVAIAVNTPSGTSLAGTNKTFKLAEDQLKTLPSARFVTALSGFNFLTQSSSPSAGVIFLLLKPTEERGEVKNIDAIQNIVRGKLAGIPGGTFFVFSFPTVPGFSNVEALDVMLQDKTNGRLDKFSGVANNFIMKLMQKPAVAFAFTSYKADYPQLQLEVDDEKANQLGVSVKDILSTMQAYFGTAQASDFNRFGKYYRVVVQADIADRTDPSAIDRVFVKNKSGENVPINTLVKLTRVYGSETASRYNLFNSIEINAIPKPGYSSGDAIKAIEETAKEQLPTGFAYEFTGQTREEIASGGQSTVIFLLCLVFVYFLLSAQYESYILPLAVILSIPTGLFGVFIVLGLTGIENNIYVQVALIMLIGLLAKNAILIVEFAVQRRRAGHGLVQSAIEAAQLRIRPIIMTSMAFVFGLFPMSIATGPSAQGNHSISIGAAGGMVSGVLLGLFIIPVLYVIFQGLQERISGKPKPLAAAGDHGKDAVVLENEYSA, via the coding sequence ATGTTTCAGAAATTTATAGAAAGACCGGTACTCTCAACTGTTATCTCCATATTGCTGGTGATAGTGGGTGTGCTTGGTTTAACAAAACTGCCCTTAGAGCGGTTTCCTAATATTGCCCCTCCGTCGGTATTAGTATCAGCCGTGTATCCGGGTGCCAATGCCGAAACTATTTTACGTTCCGTTACGCCTTCGTTGGAAGAAGCGATTAACGGGGTGGAAAATATGACCTATATGACCTCTACCGCCAGTAATGATGGTACATTGGGTATCACCGTTTACTTTAAACAGGGTACTAATCCCGACCAGGCAGCGGTAAACGTTCAAAACCGTGTTTCACAGGCTTCAAGCCAGTTGCCAGCCGAGGTTTTGCAATATGGTATTACAACTACCAAACAGCAAAACAGCTTTATCGGTGCTATGGCCATCTACTCTGAGGATCCTAAAAAATATGATCAAACCTTTGTGGCCAACTACGCACAGATCAATATCGTTCCGGAAATTAAACGTATTCCGGGTGTAGGTTCTGCCAGTATCTTTGGTGGTATTAAGGATTATTCAATGCGTGTTTGGTTAAATCCTACCCAAATGGCAGCTTACAATGTTACACCGGCTGAAGTAACCGCCGCTATACAGGACAAAAACCTTGAAGCAGCGCCAGGTAAATTTGGTGAGCGCAGTAACGAAGCATTTGAATATGTAATTAAATATAAAGGTAAACTTACCAAACCAGAGGAATACCAGAATATCGCTATCCGTGCAAATGCAGATGGTTCTGTATTGCGTTTAAAAGACGTTGCACGTGTTGAACTTGGTGCTTATTCATACAACAGTGTAAGTAACCTGAACGGCCACGACGGTATTATCGTTGGCATTATACAGCTATCAGGTTCAAACGCTAACGAAATTCAGATAGCGATTGATAACCTGATGGTGAAACTATCGAAAGATTTCCCTGTTGGGATCAAATACAACCAATTTTACCGTACCAAAACCGATCTTGATGAATCTATCAACCAGGTTGAGCATACATTGGTTGAGGCCTTCATTCTCGTGTTTATCGTGGTGTTCGTCTTTCTGCAGGATTTCAGGTCGACCCTAATCCCCGCGATAGCGGTTCCGGTTGCTATTATCGGTACATTCTTCTTTATGAACCTGTTCGGTTTCTCGGTTAACTTGTTAACGCTGTTTGCATTGGTACTGGCCATCGGTATTGTGGTGGATGACGCCATTGTGGTGGTGGAGGCTGTTCATGCCAAAATGGAGCATGACCCCAGCCTAACCCCGAAGGCTGCAACCACCGAAGCGATGCACGAAATTACAGGTGCCATTATATCTATTACGTTGGTTATGGCGGCGGTATTTTTACCGGTGAGCTTCATGACGGGCTCAACAGGTATCTTCTATCGTCAGTTTGCCTTAACTATGGCTATCTCGATCATTATATCGGCCGTTAACGCTTTAACTTTAAGTCCTGCTTTGGCTGCGCTATTCTTAAAGAATAAACATAGCGAAAACGGTCATGACGCACCTAAGAAAAGCTTTGTAGAGAAATTTTACGCGGGCTTTAATGGTGGCTTCAATTATATGACCAACAGGTATGTTGGCGGCTTGAAAATTTTAATCCGTAATAAATGGATCAGTATGGCTGGCCTTGCCTTAGTAGTTGTTGCTACAGTTTACATGGTAAACAAGACCAAAACAGGCTTCATTCCTACCGAGGACCAGGGCTTTGTGGCGATAGCAGTAAATACACCATCAGGTACTTCATTAGCAGGAACTAATAAAACCTTTAAACTGGCTGAGGATCAGTTGAAAACGCTGCCATCTGCGCGATTTGTTACCGCATTGTCAGGTTTTAACTTCTTAACACAATCCAGTAGCCCGTCAGCAGGTGTTATCTTCCTGTTGTTAAAGCCTACTGAAGAAAGGGGTGAGGTTAAAAATATTGATGCTATTCAGAACATTGTGAGGGGCAAATTAGCAGGTATACCAGGTGGTACGTTCTTCGTGTTCAGCTTCCCAACCGTTCCTGGTTTCAGCAACGTGGAAGCGCTTGACGTTATGCTGCAGGATAAGACCAACGGCAGGCTGGATAAATTCAGCGGTGTTGCCAATAACTTTATCATGAAGCTGATGCAGAAACCAGCGGTTGCCTTCGCCTTTACTTCATACAAAGCTGATTATCCTCAGTTACAATTAGAAGTTGATGATGAAAAAGCTAACCAGTTAGGGGTAAGTGTTAAAGATATCCTGTCAACAATGCAGGCTTATTTTGGTACCGCACAGGCATCAGATTTTAACCGCTTTGGTAAATACTACCGCGTAGTTGTTCAGGCTGATATTGCGGACAGGACAGATCCATCAGCAATTGACCGTGTATTTGTTAAAAACAAATCAGGCGAAAATGTGCCAATTAACACCCTGGTTAAACTAACCCGTGTTTATGGTTCAGAAACAGCTTCCCGTTATAACCTGTTCAACTCTATCGAGATCAATGCCATCCCTAAACCGGGCTATAGCTCTGGTGATGCTATCAAAGCGATAGAAGAAACAGCTAAAGAGCAACTGCCAACCGGCTTTGCCTATGAGTTTACCGGCCAAACCCGCGAAGAGATTGCTTCAGGCGGCCAGTCAACTGTGATCTTCCTGTTGTGTTTGGTGTTTGTATACTTCCTGCTATCAGCGCAGTATGAAAGTTATATCCTGCCATTAGCGGTAATACTTTCAATACCTACAGGTTTATTTGGGGTGTTTATTGTATTAGGTTTAACCGGTATCGAAAATAACATCTATGTACAGGTTGCGTTAATCATGCTCATCGGCTTGCTGGCCAAGAACGCCATCCTGATCGTGGAGTTCGCGGTGCAGCGGCGAAGGGCAGGGCATGGGCTGGTACAGTCGGCTATTGAAGCCGCGCAGCTCCGTATC
- a CDS encoding efflux RND transporter periplasmic adaptor subunit, with the protein MKTLLLAAVAALTLYGCSSAPQAPTAPPPPALPVASIVSGTETTYQEYPASIEGAVNVEIRPQVSGTLDKVFVDEGAFVSAGQPIFKINEQPYRAALNNALASLHAAEAAHVNAQLEVEKLTPLVANKVVSDYQLKTAKAAADVAKANIESAKANVATAQINLGYTLIKAPVSGYIGLLAKKQGSLVAPADVAPLTQLSDVHDVHVYFSLGEKDFVAFKEQYPGANLKDKLKNVPSVSLLLADNTEYAKQGKIDIVDGQFDKNTGAITLRANFSNPDGLLRSGNTGKIRLSLSHKDALIVPEASTIEMQDKVFVFVVGDSSKVKKQPIDIVGKSGDHYLVKDKEAIKAGDQIVLEGIDKLQEGMVIQPQKAADKVAAVVKK; encoded by the coding sequence ATGAAAACACTCCTTTTAGCAGCAGTTGCAGCTTTAACATTATATGGATGTTCATCTGCACCTCAGGCTCCAACAGCACCTCCACCGCCGGCCTTACCGGTTGCTTCTATAGTATCAGGTACCGAAACTACTTACCAGGAATATCCTGCTTCAATTGAAGGTGCAGTTAACGTAGAGATCAGGCCACAGGTAAGCGGTACTTTAGATAAAGTATTTGTTGACGAAGGCGCTTTCGTATCTGCCGGTCAGCCAATATTTAAAATTAACGAACAACCATACCGTGCAGCTTTAAATAACGCATTAGCAAGCTTACATGCAGCCGAAGCAGCACATGTAAATGCGCAACTGGAAGTTGAAAAATTAACTCCGCTTGTGGCAAATAAAGTAGTTTCTGACTACCAGCTAAAAACGGCTAAGGCAGCAGCTGATGTAGCGAAAGCCAACATCGAATCGGCTAAAGCTAACGTAGCTACCGCGCAGATCAATTTAGGTTATACCTTAATAAAAGCTCCTGTAAGCGGTTATATCGGTCTGCTTGCTAAGAAACAAGGTAGCCTTGTTGCTCCTGCGGATGTTGCTCCGCTAACTCAATTATCAGATGTTCATGATGTACACGTTTACTTTTCATTAGGCGAAAAAGATTTTGTTGCCTTTAAAGAACAATATCCAGGCGCTAACCTGAAAGATAAATTGAAAAATGTACCATCAGTATCATTATTGTTAGCTGATAATACAGAATATGCTAAACAAGGTAAAATTGATATTGTAGACGGCCAGTTTGATAAAAACACCGGCGCTATCACTTTAAGGGCAAATTTCTCAAATCCTGACGGGCTCTTACGCTCAGGCAATACCGGCAAGATCCGTTTAAGCCTGAGCCATAAAGATGCTTTGATCGTTCCGGAAGCTTCAACTATCGAAATGCAGGATAAAGTATTTGTATTTGTAGTTGGCGATAGCAGCAAAGTTAAAAAACAACCTATCGACATAGTTGGTAAATCAGGTGATCATTACCTGGTTAAAGATAAAGAAGCCATTAAAGCCGGCGACCAGATTGTGTTAGAGGGCATCGATAAATTACAGGAAGGCATGGTTATCCAGCCTCAAAAGGCTGCAGATAAAGTAGCCGCTGTAGTTAAGAAATAA
- a CDS encoding TetR/AcrR family transcriptional regulator, whose translation MASKERIQRLKEETRVNILDAALHIVKHEGWQALSMRKIADVIEYTAPIIYEYFANKDAILMELTRKGYLILAKDMEEAKERHRLPEKQLEAMWLAYWNFAFENKELYQVMFGVQMNCCCEMVKSMPEAQLPTTMVSEAIMQLMDIKDINDEMICTKYYTFWSVVHGLVSINLLSRGFSDEVNRQVLKDTIGGIIRSMKD comes from the coding sequence ATGGCAAGTAAAGAACGAATTCAGCGCTTAAAAGAGGAAACCCGGGTTAATATCCTGGATGCTGCGCTCCACATAGTTAAACATGAAGGCTGGCAGGCTTTAAGCATGCGTAAGATTGCTGATGTAATTGAGTACACCGCGCCCATTATATATGAATACTTTGCAAATAAGGATGCTATATTAATGGAACTTACCCGCAAAGGCTATTTGATATTAGCAAAGGACATGGAGGAAGCCAAAGAAAGGCACCGCCTGCCCGAAAAGCAATTGGAGGCCATGTGGCTTGCTTACTGGAACTTTGCTTTTGAAAATAAGGAACTTTACCAGGTTATGTTTGGCGTACAGATGAACTGTTGCTGCGAAATGGTAAAATCAATGCCCGAAGCCCAGCTCCCTACTACGATGGTTAGCGAGGCTATTATGCAACTGATGGATATAAAGGATATCAATGACGAAATGATCTGCACCAAGTACTATACGTTTTGGTCGGTCGTACACGGTTTGGTGTCCATCAACTTACTGAGCAGGGGATTCTCTGACGAAGTTAACCGCCAGGTTTTAAAAGATACCATAGGCGGTATCATCAGGTCGATGAAAGATTGA
- a CDS encoding DinB family protein, producing the protein MSTNITETSIQPSTELFIKMVVSNWELQNSRLNGLLDKLTDEALAAETAPGRNSGIYLLGHLTAVSDGMFTFLGLGERLYPQLDQIFVKSPENSGLEKPSLAELKQYWAKVNEVLTERMNAMQPEEWFKPHSAIAADDFAKEPHRNRLNILINRTIHQGYHIGQLVYLVKK; encoded by the coding sequence ATGAGCACAAACATTACCGAAACCAGCATACAGCCGTCAACAGAATTATTTATCAAAATGGTAGTCTCCAACTGGGAACTGCAAAACAGTCGCCTAAACGGTTTACTCGATAAGTTAACTGACGAAGCTCTTGCTGCCGAAACTGCTCCCGGCCGAAACAGCGGTATTTACCTGCTGGGTCACCTTACTGCTGTTAGCGACGGAATGTTTACTTTTTTAGGTTTAGGCGAAAGGCTCTATCCCCAGCTGGATCAAATTTTTGTTAAAAGTCCTGAAAATTCTGGGTTGGAGAAACCGTCACTGGCTGAACTTAAACAATATTGGGCTAAAGTAAATGAGGTTTTAACCGAAAGGATGAATGCTATGCAGCCCGAAGAATGGTTTAAGCCGCATAGCGCCATTGCAGCAGATGATTTTGCAAAAGAGCCGCACCGTAACAGATTAAATATCCTGATTAATCGTACTATACACCAGGGCTATCATATTGGGCAATTGGTTTACCTGGTAAAGAAATAA
- a CDS encoding MFS transporter, producing the protein MDQLTAAGKSKMRIANSVFFFVSGFGYSSWASRIPSIKHQLNLNEAQLGVVLFAMPVGLMLTMPLTAKMIKHFSSRIMMLIGALAFSLVLCLPGFAAYMWQLIVVLFFVGSTRNILGLSMNSQAVGIQALYDKSIMVTFHGIWSLAGFGGAAVGYLMVLFNVAPSYHLLGVGVAMLILSVIFYPSTYDYQPAETPNKSVFSMPDKHLLKFSLICFASMACENTLYDWSGVYFEKVVHATKSFAEAGFVVYMVTMTIGRFAGDRVVSAIGIKKVLTYSSSLVLAGLLVSVFLPYTLTVYLGYAMIGMGVSCIVPLIFSMAGKSKTMNSSQALAAISTVGYLGFVIVPPIVGFIAQAANLQIAFFVVAAFAAMMIWLVRKIEDEPVVS; encoded by the coding sequence ATGGATCAGCTAACGGCTGCGGGCAAATCAAAAATGCGGATTGCCAACAGTGTCTTCTTCTTTGTTTCGGGCTTCGGGTATTCTTCATGGGCCTCGCGTATTCCATCCATAAAACATCAGCTTAATTTAAATGAAGCCCAGTTAGGGGTTGTGCTGTTTGCCATGCCTGTTGGCCTGATGCTTACCATGCCTTTAACGGCTAAAATGATCAAGCATTTCAGCAGCCGTATAATGATGCTGATAGGTGCACTGGCCTTTAGCCTGGTGCTTTGCCTCCCCGGTTTTGCAGCTTATATGTGGCAACTGATAGTAGTTTTATTTTTTGTTGGCTCAACCCGTAATATATTAGGTTTATCTATGAACTCGCAGGCCGTGGGGATCCAGGCTTTGTATGATAAATCGATCATGGTAACATTCCATGGCATCTGGAGCCTGGCCGGTTTTGGCGGCGCTGCTGTCGGCTATTTAATGGTATTATTTAACGTGGCTCCTTCATATCATTTATTAGGTGTGGGAGTTGCGATGCTGATCCTCTCGGTAATATTTTATCCCTCAACATATGACTATCAGCCTGCCGAAACACCCAATAAATCGGTGTTTTCCATGCCCGATAAACACTTGCTTAAATTTTCTTTAATATGTTTCGCCTCTATGGCCTGCGAAAACACGCTGTACGATTGGAGCGGTGTTTATTTTGAAAAGGTAGTCCATGCCACCAAATCATTCGCTGAGGCCGGCTTTGTAGTTTACATGGTTACCATGACCATTGGCCGCTTCGCGGGCGATAGGGTAGTATCGGCCATTGGTATAAAAAAGGTGTTAACTTATAGCAGCTCGCTGGTTTTGGCCGGTTTGCTGGTATCTGTGTTTTTACCATATACTTTAACCGTTTATTTGGGCTACGCCATGATAGGCATGGGGGTGTCATGTATAGTGCCGCTGATTTTTAGCATGGCCGGTAAATCAAAAACAATGAACAGCAGCCAGGCACTGGCCGCCATATCAACAGTTGGTTACCTGGGTTTTGTTATAGTACCACCAATAGTTGGTTTTATTGCTCAGGCAGCAAACCTGCAAATAGCTTTTTTTGTTGTTGCCGCCTTTGCTGCCATGATGATATGGCTGGTGCGTAAAATTGAAGATGAGCCTGTGGTATCATAG
- a CDS encoding putative sensor domain DACNV-containing protein yields the protein MKDTTKTLSSGPTYKAAGKVATIIERHFRHFHAKALADNDEIDLAPTPSCTTIESLIDISFWASLRREEGFSPKFTLAFLPPEAAGQPLLFGSKIKLAPNILTKFASAVQQPGIHLGIWIEDDELYIWGTTLAIPAYCFVLEVIEPGLLVIKHRRIEGFGKFVNIAILKGDDIKVVDEHGSSISDCPNVLSAMLDFTLPSLWNDPVNVLVQLATSMQAHKRGGILLVVPSGNEEWRESIITPISYPVDPPFSGLTDLMIHEGIDRYHTSWQEKMRRAVDTIGGLTSIDGATLINDKHELLAFGAKIGRAAKSSPVEEIVVTEPIVGCSTRVIHPAQNGGTRHLAAAQFVFDQKDALALVASQDGRFTVFAWSPVVGMVHAHQIDILLL from the coding sequence ATGAAAGACACCACCAAAACTTTGAGTTCAGGACCTACATATAAAGCAGCCGGTAAAGTAGCAACCATTATCGAAAGGCATTTCAGGCATTTTCACGCCAAAGCCCTCGCCGATAACGATGAGATAGACCTTGCTCCTACCCCCAGCTGCACCACTATTGAATCACTTATCGATATCTCGTTTTGGGCAAGCTTGCGCCGGGAAGAGGGATTTTCGCCAAAATTCACGCTTGCTTTTTTGCCGCCCGAAGCTGCCGGTCAGCCGTTGTTGTTTGGCAGTAAAATTAAACTCGCGCCTAATATCCTCACCAAATTTGCTTCGGCGGTACAACAGCCGGGCATCCATTTGGGCATCTGGATAGAAGATGATGAACTCTACATCTGGGGGACCACCCTGGCTATCCCGGCTTATTGTTTTGTGCTGGAAGTAATTGAACCCGGATTATTAGTGATCAAACATCGCCGTATAGAGGGCTTTGGCAAATTTGTAAACATAGCCATATTAAAAGGCGACGATATTAAAGTAGTTGACGAGCATGGCTCCAGCATTTCTGATTGCCCTAATGTACTTTCGGCCATGCTTGATTTTACTTTACCATCCCTATGGAACGATCCGGTAAACGTATTAGTTCAGCTGGCTACCTCCATGCAAGCCCACAAACGTGGCGGCATATTATTAGTTGTGCCCTCCGGAAACGAAGAATGGCGCGAATCTATCATTACCCCGATCTCCTACCCTGTCGATCCTCCGTTTTCGGGCCTTACCGATTTGATGATTCACGAAGGCATCGACCGTTACCACACCTCATGGCAGGAAAAAATGCGCCGCGCGGTTGATACCATAGGCGGATTAACCTCGATAGACGGCGCTACGCTAATAAATGATAAACACGAGCTGCTGGCTTTCGGCGCCAAAATAGGTCGTGCAGCAAAAAGTTCACCTGTCGAAGAGATCGTAGTGACCGAGCCTATCGTCGGTTGCTCAACCAGGGTGATCCACCCGGCGCAAAACGGCGGTACAAGGCATTTAGCGGCAGCACAGTTTGTCTTCGACCAAAAAGATGCCTTAGCACTGGTAGCTTCTCAGGACGGCCGGTTTACGGTATTTGCATGGTCGCCGGTTGTAGGGATGGTGCATGCGCATCAGATCGATATTTTGTTGTTGTGA
- the pnp gene encoding polyribonucleotide nucleotidyltransferase, giving the protein MSLNVIKKVIDLGDGRTIEIETGKLAKQADGSVVVKMGDTMLLATVVSSPEAKEGVDFLPLSVDYQEKYAATGRIPGGFLRREARLSDYEVLISRLVDRALRPLFPEDYHADTQVMISLISADKDIMPDALAGLAASAALAVSDIPFNGPISEVRVAKIDGKLVINPTLSELENATLEFIVAGSEHDINMVEGESKEIQEDELVEAIKFAHAAIKVQCLAQKELTIEVGKTEKRVYSHEHSNEDLKKAIYAATYEKVYAVASSASAKDERAVKFKQVRDEYIETLGEIDDITKALAKKYYHDVEYDAIRNLVLDEGKRLDGRTTTQIRPIWSEVGYLPSAHGSAVFTRGETQSLTSVTLGAKDDEQMIDGAFINGYQKFMLHYNFPGFSTGEVRPNRGAGRREIGHGNLAQRSLKQVLPSEDENPYTIRVVSDILESNGSSSMATVCAGTLALMDAGVKIKEPVSGIAMGLITNEMGTKYAILSDILGDEDHLGDMDFKVTGTKNGIVAVQMDLKINGLSYEVLANALNQAKDGRLHILGEMAKTIQQPREDYKPHAPRIVTIKIDKEFIGAVIGPGGKIIQEMQRETGATISIEEKDNQGIVQVFADNKASIDAALGRIRAIASKPEVGEIYEGKVKSIMPFGAFVEIMPGKDGLLHISEIDHRRIETMDGIFQIGDEVRVKLLDVDKQGKLKLSRKVLLPKPEPKQNN; this is encoded by the coding sequence ATGAGTTTAAACGTAATTAAAAAAGTTATTGATCTGGGCGACGGACGCACCATTGAGATCGAAACAGGTAAACTGGCCAAACAAGCGGATGGCTCGGTAGTAGTAAAAATGGGCGATACCATGTTATTGGCTACTGTTGTATCATCGCCTGAAGCTAAAGAAGGAGTTGACTTCTTGCCTTTATCTGTTGACTACCAGGAAAAATACGCTGCAACAGGCCGTATCCCGGGTGGTTTTTTACGCCGCGAGGCCCGTTTATCAGACTATGAGGTTTTGATCTCCCGTTTGGTTGACCGTGCTTTACGTCCTTTGTTCCCTGAAGATTATCACGCTGATACACAAGTGATGATCTCGTTGATATCTGCCGATAAAGACATCATGCCTGATGCTTTAGCCGGTTTGGCTGCTTCTGCCGCTTTAGCTGTTTCTGATATCCCTTTCAATGGCCCGATATCAGAAGTACGTGTTGCTAAGATCGACGGTAAACTGGTTATTAACCCAACCCTGAGTGAGCTTGAAAATGCGACTTTAGAATTTATTGTTGCAGGCAGCGAGCACGATATCAACATGGTTGAAGGTGAATCAAAAGAAATTCAGGAAGATGAATTGGTTGAGGCTATCAAATTTGCACATGCTGCTATTAAAGTGCAGTGTTTAGCTCAAAAAGAACTGACCATTGAAGTTGGTAAAACCGAAAAACGCGTTTACAGCCATGAGCACAGCAATGAGGATTTGAAAAAAGCCATCTATGCTGCTACTTATGAAAAAGTATACGCTGTTGCTTCTTCAGCTTCTGCAAAAGATGAGCGTGCTGTGAAATTCAAACAAGTTCGTGACGAGTATATCGAAACGCTTGGCGAAATTGATGATATCACCAAAGCACTTGCTAAAAAATATTACCACGATGTTGAGTATGATGCTATCCGTAACCTTGTATTAGATGAAGGTAAACGTTTAGACGGTCGTACCACTACCCAGATCCGCCCGATATGGAGCGAAGTTGGTTATTTACCATCGGCTCACGGTTCGGCGGTATTTACCCGTGGCGAAACTCAATCATTAACTTCAGTTACCTTAGGTGCTAAGGATGACGAGCAGATGATTGACGGTGCCTTCATTAATGGTTACCAGAAATTCATGCTGCACTACAACTTCCCTGGTTTTTCAACCGGTGAGGTTAGGCCTAACCGAGGTGCTGGTCGTCGTGAAATTGGTCACGGTAACCTGGCCCAGCGTTCATTGAAACAAGTATTGCCTTCTGAAGATGAAAACCCATACACTATCCGTGTAGTTTCTGATATTTTGGAATCAAACGGTTCATCATCAATGGCTACAGTTTGTGCCGGTACATTAGCGTTGATGGATGCCGGTGTTAAAATTAAAGAGCCGGTATCAGGTATCGCGATGGGTTTGATCACTAACGAAATGGGTACCAAATATGCTATCCTTTCTGATATCCTTGGTGATGAAGACCACTTAGGTGATATGGACTTTAAAGTAACCGGTACTAAAAACGGTATCGTTGCTGTGCAGATGGACTTGAAGATCAATGGTCTTTCATACGAGGTATTAGCCAACGCGTTAAACCAGGCTAAAGATGGTCGTTTGCATATCCTTGGCGAAATGGCTAAAACTATCCAACAGCCACGCGAGGATTACAAACCACACGCACCACGTATTGTCACCATCAAAATTGATAAAGAATTTATTGGTGCGGTTATCGGGCCCGGTGGTAAGATCATCCAGGAAATGCAGCGTGAAACAGGCGCTACCATCTCTATCGAGGAAAAAGACAACCAGGGTATCGTTCAGGTATTTGCTGATAACAAAGCATCTATCGACGCCGCTTTAGGCCGCATCCGCGCTATCGCTTCAAAACCAGAAGTTGGCGAGATTTACGAAGGTAAAGTAAAATCAATCATGCCTTTCGGTGCGTTTGTTGAAATTATGCCTGGTAAAGATGGCTTGCTGCACATATCTGAAATTGATCACCGCCGTATTGAAACGATGGATGGCATCTTCCAGATAGGCGACGAAGTAAGGGTTAAACTGCTTGACGTAGATAAGCAAGGTAAACTGAAGCTATCGCGCAAGGTTCTGTTACCTAAGCCTGAACCAAAGCAAAATAATTAA
- the rpsO gene encoding 30S ribosomal protein S15: MYLGKEAKAEIFAKHGKSAADTGSAEGQVALFTTRIAHLTGHLKKNKKDFSTQLSLQKLVGKRRALLAYLYNKDIERYRAIIKALQLRDIIK, from the coding sequence ATGTATTTAGGTAAAGAAGCAAAGGCAGAGATCTTTGCAAAACACGGTAAATCAGCAGCTGACACAGGTTCGGCCGAAGGTCAGGTAGCATTATTTACTACTCGTATTGCTCACTTAACAGGGCATTTGAAAAAAAACAAAAAGGATTTTTCAACTCAATTATCGCTACAAAAATTAGTAGGTAAACGCCGCGCGTTACTTGCTTACCTGTATAATAAAGACATTGAAAGGTACCGTGCTATCATCAAAGCTTTACAGCTAAGGGATATCATTAAGTAA